The nucleotide window GATGGCGGAGTTGTGCGCATCGACGATCGGATCGTGGCGGACGCGCAGCTGCGGCCGTGCCGCCCGGGAGACGAGCAGAACGTCACGGCGGCAGTCGCTGAGCGGCATCGGGATGACGGTGATGTCCGGGTCGGTCGACAGCGATGATTCGGGGATCATCGCCACCGCCAAACCGGCCGAGATCATCCGATTGATGGCCGCATAGTCATCCATCCGCATCCCCACGCGGGGTTCAAAGCCGGCAGACAGACAGAACGAGCGGACGACCTCGTCGATGGCATCACCCGGGTCGATGCTGAACGCCCAGGTCTGTGAGACCAGAGCCGTGAGGTCCGGCCGCCCGTGGTCGTCCACGCTGATCGGACCGATGGACTTCGGAACGCATAGGAACAGCCGCTCCGAATACAGGTGCGCGGCATTGAGCGTCGCCGGAATCCACGTTCGGTCGAGGTCGGTCGACACGAGCAGCGCGAGGTCGAGGTCCCCGGATTCGAGTCGGGAGACGAGCTTCGCATGCTCGTCCATCGTCACGTCCAGGGCCGCCGTGAGTACGTCGGTCCGGTCACCGGCAACCGCCTCATCTCGGGTCTGCCACCTGGGCCGAGCCTGCAGCTGATCATGCAGACGCGGGATGACGCGGGCTCCGACCGTCGGCACAGCCCCGATGCGCACTGGCACCGCTTGGGATTCCCGCCACAGCGCCACCTCGGCGCCGAGGCGCTGGCACAGACCGAGGATCTCCACGGCACGGGTCACAACGAGGCGGCCCACCGTCGTCGGCTGCGATCCGCGCGGAGTGCGATCGAGCAGAGTGGCACCCAGAGCGCGCTCGAGATTGCGCAGATGATGATTGACCGTCGGCTGGCTCCACTGCAGCTGAGCAGCGGCCGCGGCGACGGATCCGGTCTCGGCGACGGCCCGGAGAGCGGTGAGCCCGCGAGTATCGAGTGGTTCCATTGATCTCCTCCATCGAGTTCAATACTGACTATAGAACAAGGGAGGAAAGTTGCTATTCTCTCCTACCTGCTCGCCTCCTTAATCTGGACGCATGACCGTGCACCAGGACTCCCCCATGCCCCCGGCCCCGCACTCCTCCTCGGGGTCGCCGATGCATCCCGCCCTCACGCAGTCCCGCGCGCCCTACGCCGAAGCCCTGGCGCACGCGGCCGACCGCAATTCGCTGTTCCTGTCCACCCCCGGACACGGAGGCACGACCGAAGGCATCTCCGCAGTTCAGGCCGAATTCTTCGGCGAGCACACCCTCTCCCTGGACATCCCCCCGCTCTTCGACGGCATCGACCTCGGCGTCGATACCCCGAAGGACGAGGCCCTGCGCCTGGCCGCCGAAGCCTGGGGCGCCCGCCGCACCTGGTTCCTCACCAACGGCTCATCGCAGGGCAACCGCATGGCCGCACTCGCCGTCGGCACCCTCGGCTCCGGCGTGGTCACCCAGCGCAGCGCCCATTCGAGCTTCATCGACGGCATCGTGCTGGCCGGACTCAACCCCGGCTTCGTCTGCCCCAACGTCGACGAGGTCAACGGCATCGCCCACGGCGTCACCCCCGACGCCCTGCGCCAGGCCATCCGCAACCACCCCGAACCGGTGACCGCCGTCTACCTCGTGACCCCGAGCTACTTCGGCGCTGTCGCCGACGTCGAAGCCCTCGCCGAGGCGGCCCACGAAGCGGGTGCGGCACTGATCATCGACGCCGCCTGGGGTGCCCACTTCGGCTTCCACCCGGATCTGCCGGCTTCCCCTGTCACCCAGGGCGCCGACATCGTCATCATGAGCACGCACAAGCTCGCGGGCTCGCTCACTCAGTCCGCGCTGCTCCACCTCGGCGACACCGAATTCGCCGATCGCCTCGAACCGGCACTGGCACGCGCGTTCATGATGACCGCCTCGACGAGCGAGAACGCACACCTCATGGCCTCGATCGATCTGGCCCGCCGCGCACTCATGACCTCGACCGAGGCGATCACGGATTCGCTGGACAACATCCGCCACATCCGTGCGCAGATCGAGGCCACCGATCGCTATCATCTGCTGTCCGGCGAATTCCTCGGCCATGCCGACGTCGTCGACATCGACCCGTTCCGCCTGCCCATCGACATCACCGCCACCGGCCTCGACGGCCACACGGTGCGCAAGCGCCTGGCCGAGGAGTTCGACATCTTCCCCGAAATGTCGACGGCGACCACCCTCGTCGCGCTCATCGGCATCGGAAAATCCCCGGATATCGGCCGCCTCATCGACGCCTTGGAGACCCTGCGCCTCGAAACCGCAGACTCCGCCACGGAGACGAGCCCGGCAGTTGCCCTCCCACCCCTGCCCACGGCCGGGCGACTGGCGATGACCCCGCGTGAGGCCTACTTCGCCGATTCCGAACTCGTCACCGCCGCCGAGGCGGTCGGACGGGTGAGCGTGAACTCGCTGGCCGCGTACCCGCCCGGGATCCCCAATGTCCTGCCCGGCGAGGAGATCACCGCCGAAATCGTCGACTTCCTCCAGGCCGTGGCGGCAAGCCCGTCCGGTCACGTCCGCGGTGCTGTCGACCCCGGACTCGAGACCTATCGCGTCGTCAGGAACTGATCTTCGCGCAGTCACCATCCACCCCGTGTCCGCCGGTCGCTGCCGACAACGTCACTGGACAAGTGCCACTGCGAATTAGGCAACATCTTTCTTGCGTATTTTCTGGACCACTGGACGAATTTCAACGAAGGCAACTACCCTCGGGCGCATTCGGCGTGAACTGTGTCACAATTTTTATTGACACTCCCTGAGTACCAAGCAAGGATGTTCTGCATTGTCGAAATCCGACAGCAACTGCCGCGCAGAGTTCGCACCATTCCGGCGACTCGGCCCTGCAACTTGCCTAGCAGCAGCTGAAACGAGGAACCACTGATGTCAGAAGGCCACGACAGACCCGCGCAGAAAGACAAGAAGCCGACCCGCAAGGAACGGCGTGCAATAAAGAAACAGAAGCGGTTCGAGGCCGATGACTGCATCGTCGTCGAAACCAAATCGATCCGCACCGCCATCGGCGGCACCACAGTCGGCAACTTCATGGAATGGTTCGACTTCGGCGTCTACGGCTACCTGGCCGTGACGATGACCTCCGTCTTCACCGAAGGCATGGACCGACAGATGGGTCTGCTCGTGACCCTCCTCGGCTTCGCCGTGTCCTTCCTCGTCCGCCCGCTCGGTGGCATGGTGCTCGGACCGCTGGGCGACAAGATCGGCCGCCAGAAGGTCCTGTTCTTCACGATGGCCACGATGGCCACCGCCACCGCCCTCATCGGCGTCCTGCCCACCGCGGCCCAGGTCGGCCTGTGGGTGATCGTCCCCCTCTACCTGCTCAAGATGATCCAGGGCTTCTCCACCGGCGGCGAGTACGCCGGTGCCACCACCTATGTCTCGGAGTTCGCTCCGGACAAGTCCCGCGGCTACTGGGCCTCCTGGCTCGATGTCGGCTCTTACCTGGGCTTCGCCGCCGGTGCCGGAACCGTGGCTCTCACGACCGTGATCACCACGTCCATCAACGGCGAGAACGCCATGCTCGACGGCGGCTGGAGGATCCCGTTCCTCATCGCCATCCCGCTCGGCGCCGTCGCCATCTGGTTCCGTCTGAAGATCCCGGAGACCCCGAGCTTCGAATCGAGCGAGGAAGCCGGCCGCGACGTCAAGGTCAAGGACGACAAGTACGCCCGCCACGGCCTCATCGGCGTCATCCGTCACTTCTGGAAAGAGATCCTCATCGGCATCGCCGTCGTCGCAGGCTCCCAGACGGTCGGCTACGCGCTGACGAGCTTCATGCCCACCTACCTGGAGGAGACCGTCAAGGTCTCGAATGTCCAGGCGGCCGTGGCCACGATCCCGGTCCTCGTCGTCATGTCGCTGTGCCTGCCGCTCATCGGCAAACTCTCCGACAAGATGGGCCGCAAGTTCGTCTTCCTGGCAGCAGCCATCATGACGATCGTCCTCATCGTTCCCGCGTTCGCCGTCATGCAGATCGGTGAGATGTGGGCAGTGATGGTCGCTCTGTTCATGGTCGCCCTGCCCGCCGGGTTCTACATCGCCTGCCTGGCCTCGACCCTGCCGGCGCTGTTCCCGACCGCGTCGCGCTACGGTGCGATGGGCCTGACGTTCAACCTCGGCGTCTCTCTGTTCGGCGGCACCACGCCGCTGTTCGCCCAGGCGCTCATCGATGTCACCGGCAACTCGTACATGCCCGCGTTCTACATCATGTTCTTCTCGGTCGTCGCACTCGTCGCCGTGCTGCTCATGAAGGAATCGGCGCACCGACCGCTGCCGGGCTCGTTCCCGACGGTGAACACCCACGAGGAGGCCGAGGAGCTGGCTCGCACTCAGGCCGACAACCCGGATATGGACATCGAGTCCATGCCGATCGTCGACATCGACCCCGACAAGGCACCCGCCTGATCGAGGTGAGAACCTGATCGACTGCGATACCTGATCGAGTGAAACGACGCTGGGCCGTCCTGTTTCGGGGCGGCCCAGCGTCGTTTCGTCGTTTCTCGGCTCGCACTACAGCCGATTGAGACAACCAGCCCACTCTGAGCTGAGCAGCCCATGTTCGAAACTGGGCTACTCAGCCGAAACTGGGCCGTTCTGACAGTGACGAATCAGCCTTCGCCGTCGGCTGTGGCCGGGACGCGTTTGAAGAAGTAGAGGTTCGACGTGACGAGGTCGGCCGCCTCGGCGGCGTCCCCGGACTCGATGAGGTCGACGATCCTCGGCAGCTCGCGAGCGGAATCGACCGCGATGGCCCCGATCTGATCCTGGTGCCGGTAGAGGCGTGACTGATCGCGCAGGCGCAGACTGATCGCGGCGGCACGCCCGCCGAGGCCGTGCTCGAGCAGAGCCTCATGGAACCTGCGGTCCTGCGTATAGAACTCGGCGAATTCGCCGGCCTCGGCCGCGTCCACGGTCGCCTCGGCGAGTTCGCGCAGTCGGTCGATCGCCTCGCATTTGGTCGCTGCCTTGCCGGTCTCGGTCACCGACCCGTCAGTCACCGCCTGCACGCCGTCAGCTCTCAGGCCGCGACCGACGATGTCATCGCTGCCGGCCTCTGCCAGACTGCGGGCGGCGGGGACAGCGAGAAGAACGCGGATGGCGATGATCTCCTCGAGGTCCGCCTCAGTGATGGTGACCAGACGGAAGCCGCGATTGGGCACGGCCTCGACGGTCCCTTCGGTGACGAGCGCCATCATCGCCTCGCGCACCGGGCTGAGTGAGATGCCGAGCTGCTTGGCCAGGCCCGCTGCCGAATAGATGCGATCCTCGGCGAGCTCACCTGAGGTGATGGCATCGCGGATGATGCCCAGTGCCTGCTCGCGCAGCGATTCGGCCTGCGGTCTCACTCGCTCCATCGCACACTCCCCTTCGAATCGTGGTCGGCGACTATTGACAGCATAACCGCGAGATCGCACCATTGAACTAAGTAGTCGGTAACCGATTACCCACCCGGACTCCCCACGGAGTCGAACCCACAGTGACGTTCCTGCAATGAAGGAGGAACCCATGACCGCCGACCCCGCATCCGGCACACCCGCACCGAACACGTCTGCGCCCGGCACGTCCGCCGATCCGCTGCTCCAGCCCTTCGAGCTCGGCAGACTCACGCTGCGCAACCGCATCGTTTCGACGTCGCATGAGCCCGCGTACACCGAACTCGGCATGCCGAAGGACCGGTACCGGCTCTATCACCGGGAGAAGGCGCGCGGCGGCGTCGGGCTGACGATGATCGGCGGCTCGGCCATCGTGTCCAAGGACTCGCCCGCCGCGTTCGGCAACATCGACCTGTCCACCGACGAGGTGGTGCCGTGGCTGTCCGCGATCGCCGGCGACTGCCACGACGAAGGTGCTGCGATCATGATCCAGGCGACCCATCTGGGGCACCGGTCCTCGAACTTCGCCGGGGACTGGCTGCCGCTGGTCTCGGCGTCGAGGACCCGGGAGGCCGCGCACCGGTCGTTCACGAAGGCCCTCGAGGACTTCGACATGGACCGCATCGTCGCCGACTTCGCAGCTGCCGCCGAACGCGTCGCCGCCGCCGGATTCGACGGCCTGGAGATCATGCACGCCGGACACCTGCTCGACTCCTTCCTCGCCCCGTGGCTCAATGACCGCGACGATGAGTTCTCCGGCGAGCTGGAGAACCTCATCAGGTTCCCCATGCGCATCATCGACGCCGTGCGCGCCGCCGTCCCGGACGACTTCGTCCTCGGCATCCGCATGGCCGTCGACGAACGCCGCGACGACGGCATGGACGAAGAGAAGGCCACCGAGATCCTGCGGACCTACACCGATCACGGCATCGACTTCCTCAACCTCAACGTCGGGATGATCAATTCGGACCGTCAGCTCGCCGAGGCGATCCCCGGCATGGGCACCCCCTCGGCGCCCTGGCTCGAGACCTGCCGCCGCATCCGTGAGGCCATCGACATCCCCGTCCTCCACGCCGCGCGCATCTCCGATGCCGCGACCGCCCGGTTCGCGATCGCCGACGGCTGCCTCGACCTCGTCGGGATGACCCGCGCACAGCTGGCCGACCCGCATCTGGCCCGCAAGGTCGCCGAAGGACGCGAGGACGACATCCGCCCCTGTGTGGGCGCGAACATGTGCCTCGACTCGATCTACACCTCCGGTTCGGCCACCTGCATCCACAATCCCGCCACCGGCCGGGAGGCTGACCTGCCTCAGGAAGTCCCCCACAACGTCGAGTCAGGACCCAAACACGTCGTCATCATCGGCGCCGGTCCCGCCGGACTCGAAGCCGCCCGGGTCGCCGCCGTGCGCGGGCACCGGGTGACCCTGCTCGAGGCCGAGGACGCTCCCGGTGGGCAGGTCCGCATCGCCGCCCGCTCGCAGCGCCGCCGCGACCTCATCGGCATCATCGACTGGCGCGTCCAACAGTGCAAGAAGCACGGGGTTGACCTCCGCCTGAACACCTTCGCCGAGGCGGAGGACATCATTGCGCTCGACCCCGACGTCGTCATCGTCGCCACCGGAGGGGTCCCCGATGCCGGGTATCCCTTCCGTGAGCAGGGACCGAGTTTCGACGTCTGGGATGTCATGGACGACCGGCTGAAGTCCAAGCAGCGGGTGCTCGTCTTCGACGACCACGGGTTCTACCCGGCCCTCGACGCCGTCGAGCGCTTGGCTCGCGGCGGCCAGCAGGTCACCTACGTCAGCCCCGAACGCACCATCGGCATCGATGTGGGGTCGATGAATTCTCCGGCCTACCTGCAGGTGTTCTCCGAATTCGGAGTCGAGGTCCGCCTCGGCGAACGTCTGAGCCAGAAGCCGCGGATCGAGGGGAAGGAGATCGTGGCGAGCCTGCGCAACGACTATTCGGATCGGGAGACCGAGATCGTCACCGATGCCGTGGTCGTCGATTTCGGGACGACGCCCAACGATGAGGTCTACTTCGAGCTCAGACAGCAGTCGTCCAATCACGGAGCGACCGACC belongs to Brevibacterium spongiae and includes:
- a CDS encoding LysR family transcriptional regulator, which encodes MEPLDTRGLTALRAVAETGSVAAAAAQLQWSQPTVNHHLRNLERALGATLLDRTPRGSQPTTVGRLVVTRAVEILGLCQRLGAEVALWRESQAVPVRIGAVPTVGARVIPRLHDQLQARPRWQTRDEAVAGDRTDVLTAALDVTMDEHAKLVSRLESGDLDLALLVSTDLDRTWIPATLNAAHLYSERLFLCVPKSIGPISVDDHGRPDLTALVSQTWAFSIDPGDAIDEVVRSFCLSAGFEPRVGMRMDDYAAINRMISAGLAVAMIPESSLSTDPDITVIPMPLSDCRRDVLLVSRAARPQLRVRHDPIVDAHNSAIAEVVADVRTVTRQWR
- a CDS encoding aminotransferase class I/II-fold pyridoxal phosphate-dependent enzyme — protein: MTVHQDSPMPPAPHSSSGSPMHPALTQSRAPYAEALAHAADRNSLFLSTPGHGGTTEGISAVQAEFFGEHTLSLDIPPLFDGIDLGVDTPKDEALRLAAEAWGARRTWFLTNGSSQGNRMAALAVGTLGSGVVTQRSAHSSFIDGIVLAGLNPGFVCPNVDEVNGIAHGVTPDALRQAIRNHPEPVTAVYLVTPSYFGAVADVEALAEAAHEAGAALIIDAAWGAHFGFHPDLPASPVTQGADIVIMSTHKLAGSLTQSALLHLGDTEFADRLEPALARAFMMTASTSENAHLMASIDLARRALMTSTEAITDSLDNIRHIRAQIEATDRYHLLSGEFLGHADVVDIDPFRLPIDITATGLDGHTVRKRLAEEFDIFPEMSTATTLVALIGIGKSPDIGRLIDALETLRLETADSATETSPAVALPPLPTAGRLAMTPREAYFADSELVTAAEAVGRVSVNSLAAYPPGIPNVLPGEEITAEIVDFLQAVAASPSGHVRGAVDPGLETYRVVRN
- a CDS encoding MFS transporter; protein product: MSEGHDRPAQKDKKPTRKERRAIKKQKRFEADDCIVVETKSIRTAIGGTTVGNFMEWFDFGVYGYLAVTMTSVFTEGMDRQMGLLVTLLGFAVSFLVRPLGGMVLGPLGDKIGRQKVLFFTMATMATATALIGVLPTAAQVGLWVIVPLYLLKMIQGFSTGGEYAGATTYVSEFAPDKSRGYWASWLDVGSYLGFAAGAGTVALTTVITTSINGENAMLDGGWRIPFLIAIPLGAVAIWFRLKIPETPSFESSEEAGRDVKVKDDKYARHGLIGVIRHFWKEILIGIAVVAGSQTVGYALTSFMPTYLEETVKVSNVQAAVATIPVLVVMSLCLPLIGKLSDKMGRKFVFLAAAIMTIVLIVPAFAVMQIGEMWAVMVALFMVALPAGFYIACLASTLPALFPTASRYGAMGLTFNLGVSLFGGTTPLFAQALIDVTGNSYMPAFYIMFFSVVALVAVLLMKESAHRPLPGSFPTVNTHEEAEELARTQADNPDMDIESMPIVDIDPDKAPA
- a CDS encoding GntR family transcriptional regulator is translated as MERVRPQAESLREQALGIIRDAITSGELAEDRIYSAAGLAKQLGISLSPVREAMMALVTEGTVEAVPNRGFRLVTITEADLEEIIAIRVLLAVPAARSLAEAGSDDIVGRGLRADGVQAVTDGSVTETGKAATKCEAIDRLRELAEATVDAAEAGEFAEFYTQDRRFHEALLEHGLGGRAAAISLRLRDQSRLYRHQDQIGAIAVDSARELPRIVDLIESGDAAEAADLVTSNLYFFKRVPATADGEG
- a CDS encoding FAD-dependent oxidoreductase, whose protein sequence is MTADPASGTPAPNTSAPGTSADPLLQPFELGRLTLRNRIVSTSHEPAYTELGMPKDRYRLYHREKARGGVGLTMIGGSAIVSKDSPAAFGNIDLSTDEVVPWLSAIAGDCHDEGAAIMIQATHLGHRSSNFAGDWLPLVSASRTREAAHRSFTKALEDFDMDRIVADFAAAAERVAAAGFDGLEIMHAGHLLDSFLAPWLNDRDDEFSGELENLIRFPMRIIDAVRAAVPDDFVLGIRMAVDERRDDGMDEEKATEILRTYTDHGIDFLNLNVGMINSDRQLAEAIPGMGTPSAPWLETCRRIREAIDIPVLHAARISDAATARFAIADGCLDLVGMTRAQLADPHLARKVAEGREDDIRPCVGANMCLDSIYTSGSATCIHNPATGREADLPQEVPHNVESGPKHVVIIGAGPAGLEAARVAAVRGHRVTLLEAEDAPGGQVRIAARSQRRRDLIGIIDWRVQQCKKHGVDLRLNTFAEAEDIIALDPDVVIVATGGVPDAGYPFREQGPSFDVWDVMDDRLKSKQRVLVFDDHGFYPALDAVERLARGGQQVTYVSPERTIGIDVGSMNSPAYLQVFSEFGVEVRLGERLSQKPRIEGKEIVASLRNDYSDRETEIVTDAVVVDFGTTPNDEVYFELRQQSSNHGATDLEAWVRGRPQPDADGSASAGTSESSPDIGSSGTEAGPKFALYRIGDAVASRNVHAAVLEGLRVGMGL